Within Blattabacterium cuenoti, the genomic segment TGTCTATTTTCAAGTTTTAATTAAAAGAAAAATCTAAACCCTTTATTTTTTCTAATTCTTTTAAAAAATTTGAGTTTATATCAATTCCATACTTTTTAGATTCAAAATTTAAAGAGATTTGATTCTCCTTATCATAAAGAAGAATATGAAGTTTTTTATTTCCTTTTTGTTGAGAAAAGAGTTTTTCTATTTCATGAACAACTATGCTATCTAAGTCATTTATATGAATCTTTACTGTCAGTTTCTGAGTCAATTTTTTTAAAACATTTTGTAAACTTTCTATATGTAAAATATTAATTTTATGTTCTTTTTCTTTTTTATCTATAGATAAATACAAGTATAACAAACTATTATTAAATAAAAGATGCTCATACTTTAAATACTCTTTTCCATAAATTCTAAATTCCTTAGAAGAATGATAATCTTCTAATAAAAATATCCCATATTCTTTCCTACTTTTTAGATAGATTTTTTTTTCTATTTTTGACAAAATTCCACATATTTTGATATTTTTTCCTGTGAGTTTGTATTCATTTTTATTTAATTGATCTAAGGAAAGATTAGTAAAATATTTTCTTTCATAATAAAAGGCATCCAAAGGATGTGAAGTGGCATAAATTCCTAATACTTCTTTTTCTTTGGATAATTTATATATATTACTCCATGGTTTTCTCTCTTTTTCTTCTATTATAAAAGTTGGTTTTTCTATTTCAATTTTTTTTTTAAGAGAAATGTCATCTTCATCTTCTTTTTTCATTTTTTTATATTTTGATCCAAATCGAATTATTTTTTCTATAAAATGAAAATATTGTTCTCTTTTGACATGAAATCTATCCAAGGATCCAGACAAAATTAAACTTTCCAAAGTTTTTTTATTGACTATACGTAAGTCAATTCTTTTTACTAGATCAAATATGGAAGTATATGGTCCATTTTTTTCTCTTTCACTAAGAATTGTTTTTACAGCATTTTTTCCAACTCCCTTGATCCCTCTCATTCCAAATCTAATGCTTCTATTATCTTTTACTTTAAAAAAAGAATCACTTTCGTTTATATCTGGCCCTATTACAGATATTTTCATTCTTTTACATTCTTTAATAAAAGAGGTTAGTTGTTTTATATCTTGCATGTTATTACTTAATACAGAAGACATATATTCATGCGGAAAATGAGTTTTAAGATAAGCAGTTTGAAATGCTATATAAGCATAACATGTCGCATGAGATTTATTAAAAGCATAGCAAGAAAAAAATTCCCAGTCTTTCCATATTTTTTCCAATATTTTTTTTGGATATCCTTTTTTAATAGCTTTATAAATAAATTGGCTTTTCATTTTATTTAACACATTTTTTTGTTTTTTTCCCATAGCCTTTCTAAGAAAATCTGCATCCCCTTTGCTAAATCCAGCTATTTTTTGTGAAATCAACATAACCTGTTCTTGATATATTGTTATTCCATAAGTTTCCTTCAAAAATTCTTCCATTTCTGGCAAATCATAGGTAATAGCTTCTTTTCCATGTTTCCTTAAGATAAAATTGGGAATATATTGTAATGGACCAGGTCTATATAATGCCATCATTGCAATTAAATCATCAAACTTATCAGGTTTAAGAAGACGTAAGTATTTTTGCATTCCTGGAGATTCATATTGAAAAACGGCGATGGTTTCTCCTTTCTGAAAAAGAGAATAAGTTTTTTTATCCTCTAGAGGAAATGATAATTCTGTGATATTTTTACGTCTTTTTATAATGTTTAAAGTATCTTTGATGATAGTGAGAGTTTTTAATCCTAAAAAATCCATTTTTAATAATCCAGCATCTTCTACTACATCATTGTCAAATTGTGTTAATAATAAATCAGATTCTTTAGAAATAGAAATAGGAACATATTCTTTAATATCATATGGGCTTATGATAATTCCACAAGCATGAATTCCCGTACTTCTTATGGATCCCTCTAAAATTTTTGCTTGTTGCAGAATTTTTCCTTCTAAAGTTTCTTTTTTTTCTGAAATTTTTCTAATTCTCTTCACATTCTCCATTTTATCTTTACTTATTCTTCCTAGAACTAGAACAGGATTTTCTGATAAAATTTCTTTCAAAGAAAAAAAATTAGGAATCATTTTTGCGATACGATCTGTTTCCGTTAAAGATAAATTTAACACACGAGCCGTATCTCTAATGGCAGATTTTGCTCCCATAGTTGCATATGTTATGATTTGTGCTACTTGATTTTTTCCATATTTTTCTACAACCCATTTAATAATTTTTTCTCGTCCACGATCATCAAAATCTATATCAATATCTGGAAGAGATATTCTATCTGGATTTAAAAATCTTTCAAAAAGAAGACGATATTTTATTGGGTCTATATCCGTTATTCCTATACAATAAGCCACAACAGATCCTGCAACAGAACCTCTTCCAGGTCCTACTGAAATATTCATTTTTTTAGCTTGAGAAATAAAATTATGAACGATAAGGAAATAACCAGGATACCCAATTTTTTCAATTGTTTTCAATTCAAAAGAAATTCTTTCTTTTATTGCTTTTGTTAAATTTTTATAACGCTTTTTAGCCCCTTCATAAGTAATATTCTTTAGAAAATAATTTTCTCCTCTATTTCCTCCATCTATTTTATCCATAGGATCTTGAAAAGATTCTGGAATTTTAAATTTTGGAAGTAATATTTTCTGTGAAATATGATAAGATTCAATCTTATTAATTAATTCATCTAAAAAATCAAAAGCTTCTGGAAGATCAGAAAATATTTTTTTCATATCTTCTTGGCTTTTAAAATAAAATTCTTGATTCGGGAATCCGAACCTATATCCTTTTCCTTTTCCTATGGGAGTCGATTGTTTTTCTCCATTTTTTACGCAAAGTAAAATGTCATGTGCATCTGCCTCTTTTTTATTTAAGTAAAAAGTATTATTCTGTACAATATATTTAACATGATATTTTTCTGAAAATTGAAGAAGAACTTCATTCACATAATCTTCTTCTTCTAATCCATGACGTAATAATTCTATATAAAAATCTTCATTAAAAAGTTCTTTCCACCACAAGAATATATTTTCTGCTTTTCTTTTTCCATGATTGAGAATAGTTTGAGGAATTTCTCCATTGAGATCTCCAGTGAGTGCTATTAGATTTTCTTTGTATTTTTCAATCAAATTTTTTCCTACTCTAGGAATTCCAGAATAAATCCCTTCTGTAAAGCCAAGAGAACAAAGTTTGGATAAATTATGATAACCATTTTTGTTCTTGGATAAAAGAACTTGTTGATATTTTTTATCCGGTTTTTCTTTAGTGAACTTTTTTTGTAAATAATATTCAGAAATAAAAACTTCACATCCAATAATTCCTTTAATGGATTTTTTTAAAGAAGAATATTTTTTATTCGCTGAATGAATTGCATTCAAAAAGTGAAAAGCCCCCATCATATTTCCATAATCCGTTATTCCTACAGCAGGCATATTTAAGGATATAGATTTTTCTATTAAAGATTGAATATTTATAGTAGAACAAAGGATGGAAAAAGAAGTGTGATTATGAATATGAGAATACCTTTTTTTTTTTAATAAAGAAGGAGTTTCTTCTTCTTTTTCTTTTTCTGATGAAAAAGACGTTTTTTTTTCTTCTTTATAAGAAGGATAAGGAGATTCAAAAAAGACCATGGAAGAAGAAATAGGATGACGGAATAATTCTCTGAATTTTACCAAAATATTTTTTTCTATTCCAAGATCATGGAATGATATAACTCCAATACGCATAAGTTCTAAGAAACAACGAGCTGTAGCTTTTACATCATTTGCAGCATTATGAATATTAGAAAAATTAACTCCAAATAGTTTATGATATAGTTCGTTTAATGTAGGCCATTTAAATCTTTTTTTACTAATGCCAACAGGTAATTTGCAATAAGAAACAGAAACTTCTTTAGTATCTAGAAATTTTTTTTTATTTAAATTTATTTCTTTTTTTTTTCTAAAAAACTCACATGAAATAACTTTTATGTCAAATTCTAAGTTATGTCCAATTAAACATTGAGATTTTTCTAAGGATTTTTTAAATTCTTCTAGAACAAAACTTAGATCTTTTCCATATTTTTCTGCTTTATCATTAGTTATTCCATGAATTTTGAAAGAATTAAAAGGAATATCATAATGATCCGGTTTGATGATGAAATTTTTAAATTCTATAAATTTTCCTAAAGAATCATGACATTGCCATGCTATTTGAACAACTCTTGGCCAATGATCTATATTAGTGACTGGAACATTGTAAGATGTGGGCAATCCTGTAGTTTCTGTATCAACAATAAGGTACATGTTATTCTTATTTTTTTTTACAATTTACATTATCAAAAATATTTATCACAGTAATAATTTTTTATCTTTACTTTATTTGTCTGCATATGGATACAACAGTATTTTATGAAATAAAAAATAGTTTTTTGTATCAAGAGGAAAAGTTTATGAAAAATTATTAGTTTTGTATTCTCTAGTTTTTTTCTTGTTTTCATTAAACAAGAGCAAGAGTCTTAGTTGTTAATATCTTAAAAAATTAAGGAAGAAAAAATGAAAATGAATAAGAATATCTATTCCTTTTTGGAGTTGGAGGATAAATTCTTTAATGGAGGTGTGTTGTATGTATGTGTATGTTCTATTTACTAAGAAATATGTGTATGTTCTATTTACTAAGAAATATGTGTATGTTCTATTTACTAAGAAATATGTGTATGTTCTATTTACTAAGAAATATGTGTATGTTCTATTTACTAAGAAATATGTGTATGTTCTATTTACTAAGAAATATGTGTATGTTCTATTTACTAAGAAATATGTGTATGTTCTATTTACTAAGAAATATGTGTATGTTCTATTTACTAAGAAATATGTGTATGTTCTATTTACTAAGAAATATGTGTATGTTCTATTTACTAAGAAATATGTGTATGTTCTATTTACTAAGAAATATGTGTATGTTCTATTTACTAAGAAATATGTGTATGTTCTATTTACTAAGAAATATGTGTATGTTCTATTTACTAAGAAATATGTGTATGTTCTATTTACTAAGAAATATGTGTATGTTCTATTTACTAAGAAATATGTGTATGTTCTATTTACTAAGAAATATGTGTATGTTCTATTTACTAAGAAATATGTGTATGTTCTATTTACTAAGAAATATGTGTATGTTCTATTTACTAAGAAATATGTGTATGTTCTATTTACTAAGAAATATGTGTATGTTCTATTTACTAAGAAATATGTGTATGTTCTATTTACTAAGAAATATGTGTATGTTCTATTTACTAAGAAATATGTGTATGTTCTATTTACTAAGAAATATGTGTATGTTCTATTTACTAAGAATATGTGTATGTTCTATTTACTAAGAAAAAAAAGAAAAAAAAAGAAAAAATAAAATAATATGTCTAATCAAACCGAAGAAACCGAAGAAATTAAAAAGGATGTGACCCATTCATCTTCTGATGGAAGAAAGAGTGAAAATTTCAAATTGAATGATACGGAGACGGAGACGGATGATCAGGAAAAAATGAAAAGTTTCGATTGGACGAAATATGAAACTCATCTAAATAATGAGATCCAAAGAAAAAGAAAAGAGTTTGAAAAAATATATACGAAAACTTTACCATATATACAAGAATTAGAAATTTATAAAGGTGTTGTTACACATATTACAGAAAAAAATGTCATTGTAGATATTGGATTTAAAGCAGAAGGAGTTATTCCTATGAGTGAATTCCATAAAGATAATTTTAATTTAGAAGTAGGAAATCATATGGAAGTCATGGTTGTGAAAATAGATTATAAAGGACAATGCATTCTTTCGTATCAAAAAGCAAAAACATTAAGAAATTGGCAACGTATTAATGAAGCATATGAAAAAGGAGAAATCATTTTAGGTTATGTTGTTGCTCGAACAAAAGGAGGACTCATAGTGGAAATTTTTGAGATTGAATGTTTTCTTCCAGGTTCTCATATCAATGTCAAGCCTGTTAGAGATTATGATGTCTATGTGGGAAAAACTATGGAAGTAAAAGTCGTTAAAATCAATCAAAAAACAAAAAATGTTGTTGTTTCTCATAAAGTTTTAATAGAAAGAGATATTGAAGAACAAAGAAAAGAAATGATTTCCAAACTAGATAAAGGCCAAGTTTTAGAAGGAAAAATAAAAAATATTCTTCCTTATGGAGCTTTTGTAGATCTAGGAGGAGTAGATGCTTTGTTACATATTACAGATATGAGTTGGCCTCATATTAGTCACCCTACAGAAGTTGTTCAATTAGAACAAGAGTTAAAATTTGTAGTTTTAGGGGTAGATAAAGATAAAAATCGTGTGCAATTGGGATTAAAACAATTGCAACCTCATCCTTGGAGTTCTCTGGATAAAAATTTAAAAGTAGGGAGCAAAGTTAAGGGGAAAGTAAGTGTAATAGCTGATTATGGAGCTTTTGTAGAAATCATTCCGGGTGTAGAAGCTTTATTACATATAAGCGAAATGTCTTGGTCTTCTGATTTGTCTTCTCCACAAGATTTTGTACAAATAGGAGATGAGTTAGAAGCAATAATTCTGACTATAGATCGTCAGGAAAGAAAAATGTCATTAAGTGTCAAACAACTAACTACAGATCCTTGGATAGATATCCAAAAAAAGTATCCTGTAGGATCAAAACATGTTGGTGTAGTACGAAAATTTACTAATTTTGGTGTTTTTTTGGAATTGGAAAAAGGAATATCTGGAATTATTTATACAAATGATCTTTCATGGTTGAAAAAGATAAAACATTCTTCTGAATTTTGCAATTTAAACGATAAATTAGAAGTAATTGTTTTATCTTCAGATCCTAAGACAAGAAGATTAAATTTAGGACATAAACAATTGACAGAGAATCCATGGGATAAATATGGAAAAATTTTCCATGTGGGAAGCATTCATAATGGAGTAATAACTAATATTTTTGATAAGGGTGCTACAATTAGACTTTATAATAAAGAAAAAGAACAGGAATTGGAAGCATTTTCTCCATTACGTTTTTTGGAAAAAAAAGATGGAAACATTGTTGAAAAAGGAGAAAAAACTAATTTTAAAATTTTAGAGTTTAATAAAGAAACCAAAAAAATTGTAGTTTCTCATACTTCAGTTTATCGTGATAAAGATCAAAAAAAAGAGCAGCGTATTAGTAGAAACAGAAAATTAGAAAAATCTACTTTGGGAGATATTGCTGGATTAGCTAAGTTAAAAGAACAAATAGAGAAAGAAAAAAAATAAAAGAATTCTCAGTATCAGTTTTAGTTTTAATATGGAAACACACCCTATTGCAGAAAAAGAAGGATGGAAAGTTGGAAAAGATATTCCAATATGGGCCAACAACGAATTGTATTTAACTACTATTAAAGGGGGATATTTATTAGATGGAGAAACTCCTTTTGAAGCGTATAAAAGATTATCTAAAAATGCTTCTAAAATTCTAAAAAAACCAAAAATAGAAAGAGAATTTTTTAATATTTTATGGAAAGGATGGCTTATTCCTTCTACTCCAGTTATGGTGAATTTAGGAACAGAAAAAGGATTGCCTATCAGTTGTTTTTCAGGTAAAATTGGAGATAGTATGTATGAAATATATAGGAAAAATTTAGAAATGGCTATGTTGAGTAAACACGGAGGAGGAACTTCTTATGATTTTAGTCTCGTAAGACCTGTAGGAAGTTTTATAAAAAATGGGGCGTTGGGAACTTCTGATGGAATAATTCCTTTTATTAAATCATATGATAGTGCTATTGTCGCTAGCAAACAAGGAAGAACAAGAAGAGGTGCAGTTGCTATTTATTTAAATATAGAACACGAGGAATATCCAGAGTTTTTAAAAATAAGAGAACCTAAAGGAGATATTAATCGTCAATGTCATAATATTCATCAAGGTGTAATAATTTCTAATTCTTTTATGGAAAAAGTATTGAAAAATAATGGAAAAGAAAGAAAATTGTGGATCAATACCTTGAAAGAACGTGTAAAAACTGGAGAACCTTATCTTTTTTTTAAAGATAATGCCAATAAAAATCTTCCAGAAAACTGGAAAAAACATGGATTAAAAATCTATCATAGTAATCTTTGTTCAGAAATTATGTTGCCAACAGATGAAAATCACACTCTCGTATGTTGTCTTTCCTCATTAAACTTATTCAAATATATGGAATGGAAAAATACAAATACTGTGTTTTATGCTATTTTATTTTTAGATGCTGTTTTACAAGAATTTATAGACAAAGGAAAAAATATACAAGGAATAGAGGATGCTGTTCGTTTTGCGGAAAAAAGTAGAGCATTAGGATTAGGTGCTTTAGGTTGGCATTCCTATTTACAAGAAAAAATGATTCCATTCATATCTGTAGAATCTGAAATATTAACTCACAATATATTTAGATATATACAATTAGAGTCTCAAAAAGCAACTAAATATTTGGCTAAAGAATATGGAGAACCAGAATGGAATAGAGGAACAGGAAGAAGGAATTTGACTTTAATGGCTATGGCTCCGAATAGAAGTTCGGCCAAATTAGCAGGAGGACTTTCACAAGGGATAGAACCTTTAGCTGCAAATATTTATGTAGATGATGATGCAAAAGGAATGCATATTCGAAAAAATCCTCATTTAGAAAAAATTCTTATCCAAAATGGATATAACTTACCAGAAGTTTGGGAACAAATAGCTAATGAAAAAGGGTCTTGTTTGAATTTGACGACTCTTAATGAAAAAGAGAAAAATGTATTTAAATGTTTTAAGGAAATAAATCAATTAGGATTAATAAAACAAGCGAGCATACGACAAAAATATATTGATCAGGGTCAAAGTATCAATTTATCTTTTCATCAAAAGACTCCTGCAAAATTTATAAACAAAGTTCATGTTGAAGCTTGGAAAATAGGATTAAAAAGTCTTTATTATTATAGAAGTGAGAGTATTCTTCGTGCAGATAGTGGTGGTGCAAAAAATAGAGACTTATATTCAGAGTGTTTGTTATAATTCTCTACATTACAAGAAAAAAGGGCGGTGACTTACTCTCCCGGAATAACCAGTACCATCAGCGCTAATGTGTTTAACTTCTCTGTTCGGAATGGAAAGAGGTGGAGCCACATTGCTATAACCACCCATTTATATTTATTTTATATATTTATTTTCTATAGTCTATAAAAAATAGACATAACATACAATTATACACAATTCTTTTCGTTAAAAACGAAATAAAAGCTTATGGGTAATTAGTACTACTTAGCTATTCTCAGTATCAGTTTTAGTTTTAATATGGAAACACACCCTATTGCAGAAAAAGAAGGATGGAAAGTTGGAAAAGATATTCCAATATGGGCCAACAACGAATTGTATTTAACTACTATTAAAGGGGGATATTTATTAGATGGAGAAACTCCTTTTGAAGCGTATAAAAGA encodes:
- the rpsA gene encoding 30S ribosomal protein S1, which produces MSNQTEETEEIKKDVTHSSSDGRKSENFKLNDTETETDDQEKMKSFDWTKYETHLNNEIQRKRKEFEKIYTKTLPYIQELEIYKGVVTHITEKNVIVDIGFKAEGVIPMSEFHKDNFNLEVGNHMEVMVVKIDYKGQCILSYQKAKTLRNWQRINEAYEKGEIILGYVVARTKGGLIVEIFEIECFLPGSHINVKPVRDYDVYVGKTMEVKVVKINQKTKNVVVSHKVLIERDIEEQRKEMISKLDKGQVLEGKIKNILPYGAFVDLGGVDALLHITDMSWPHISHPTEVVQLEQELKFVVLGVDKDKNRVQLGLKQLQPHPWSSLDKNLKVGSKVKGKVSVIADYGAFVEIIPGVEALLHISEMSWSSDLSSPQDFVQIGDELEAIILTIDRQERKMSLSVKQLTTDPWIDIQKKYPVGSKHVGVVRKFTNFGVFLELEKGISGIIYTNDLSWLKKIKHSSEFCNLNDKLEVIVLSSDPKTRRLNLGHKQLTENPWDKYGKIFHVGSIHNGVITNIFDKGATIRLYNKEKEQELEAFSPLRFLEKKDGNIVEKGEKTNFKILEFNKETKKIVVSHTSVYRDKDQKKEQRISRNRKLEKSTLGDIAGLAKLKEQIEKEKK
- the dnaE gene encoding DNA polymerase III subunit alpha, whose amino-acid sequence is MYLIVDTETTGLPTSYNVPVTNIDHWPRVVQIAWQCHDSLGKFIEFKNFIIKPDHYDIPFNSFKIHGITNDKAEKYGKDLSFVLEEFKKSLEKSQCLIGHNLEFDIKVISCEFFRKKKEINLNKKKFLDTKEVSVSYCKLPVGISKKRFKWPTLNELYHKLFGVNFSNIHNAANDVKATARCFLELMRIGVISFHDLGIEKNILVKFRELFRHPISSSMVFFESPYPSYKEEKKTSFSSEKEKEEETPSLLKKKRYSHIHNHTSFSILCSTINIQSLIEKSISLNMPAVGITDYGNMMGAFHFLNAIHSANKKYSSLKKSIKGIIGCEVFISEYYLQKKFTKEKPDKKYQQVLLSKNKNGYHNLSKLCSLGFTEGIYSGIPRVGKNLIEKYKENLIALTGDLNGEIPQTILNHGKRKAENIFLWWKELFNEDFYIELLRHGLEEEDYVNEVLLQFSEKYHVKYIVQNNTFYLNKKEADAHDILLCVKNGEKQSTPIGKGKGYRFGFPNQEFYFKSQEDMKKIFSDLPEAFDFLDELINKIESYHISQKILLPKFKIPESFQDPMDKIDGGNRGENYFLKNITYEGAKKRYKNLTKAIKERISFELKTIEKIGYPGYFLIVHNFISQAKKMNISVGPGRGSVAGSVVAYCIGITDIDPIKYRLLFERFLNPDRISLPDIDIDFDDRGREKIIKWVVEKYGKNQVAQIITYATMGAKSAIRDTARVLNLSLTETDRIAKMIPNFFSLKEILSENPVLVLGRISKDKMENVKRIRKISEKKETLEGKILQQAKILEGSIRSTGIHACGIIISPYDIKEYVPISISKESDLLLTQFDNDVVEDAGLLKMDFLGLKTLTIIKDTLNIIKRRKNITELSFPLEDKKTYSLFQKGETIAVFQYESPGMQKYLRLLKPDKFDDLIAMMALYRPGPLQYIPNFILRKHGKEAITYDLPEMEEFLKETYGITIYQEQVMLISQKIAGFSKGDADFLRKAMGKKQKNVLNKMKSQFIYKAIKKGYPKKILEKIWKDWEFFSCYAFNKSHATCYAYIAFQTAYLKTHFPHEYMSSVLSNNMQDIKQLTSFIKECKRMKISVIGPDINESDSFFKVKDNRSIRFGMRGIKGVGKNAVKTILSEREKNGPYTSIFDLVKRIDLRIVNKKTLESLILSGSLDRFHVKREQYFHFIEKIIRFGSKYKKMKKEDEDDISLKKKIEIEKPTFIIEEKERKPWSNIYKLSKEKEVLGIYATSHPLDAFYYERKYFTNLSLDQLNKNEYKLTGKNIKICGILSKIEKKIYLKSRKEYGIFLLEDYHSSKEFRIYGKEYLKYEHLLFNNSLLYLYLSIDKKEKEHKINILHIESLQNVLKKLTQKLTVKIHINDLDSIVVHEIEKLFSQQKGNKKLHILLYDKENQISLNFESKKYGIDINSNFLKELEKIKGLDFSFN
- a CDS encoding ribonucleoside-diphosphate reductase subunit alpha, with amino-acid sequence METHPIAEKEGWKVGKDIPIWANNELYLTTIKGGYLLDGETPFEAYKRLSKNASKILKKPKIEREFFNILWKGWLIPSTPVMVNLGTEKGLPISCFSGKIGDSMYEIYRKNLEMAMLSKHGGGTSYDFSLVRPVGSFIKNGALGTSDGIIPFIKSYDSAIVASKQGRTRRGAVAIYLNIEHEEYPEFLKIREPKGDINRQCHNIHQGVIISNSFMEKVLKNNGKERKLWINTLKERVKTGEPYLFFKDNANKNLPENWKKHGLKIYHSNLCSEIMLPTDENHTLVCCLSSLNLFKYMEWKNTNTVFYAILFLDAVLQEFIDKGKNIQGIEDAVRFAEKSRALGLGALGWHSYLQEKMIPFISVESEILTHNIFRYIQLESQKATKYLAKEYGEPEWNRGTGRRNLTLMAMAPNRSSAKLAGGLSQGIEPLAANIYVDDDAKGMHIRKNPHLEKILIQNGYNLPEVWEQIANEKGSCLNLTTLNEKEKNVFKCFKEINQLGLIKQASIRQKYIDQGQSINLSFHQKTPAKFINKVHVEAWKIGLKSLYYYRSESILRADSGGAKNRDLYSECLL